cgggtgctaacagggatggtagagccaatcactgtaccccacgtaaagacccaaccaatcgggcgctaacagggagggtgaaacccaatgacaaaaaccgcgtttttactttaaaataaacagcgttctttgttgaaaaggaaataaacttatctatagagcagcagcttttttaaaataaataaaatcaaacttaatgaaaatcacattcctcattttaaataaatgtctttgttataaatgaaatcaaacagcggagaggcgacggcgactacacttccgcttcggggagaggaggagggggagaggagggggggggagaggagggggggggagaggagggggggagaggaggggggagggggggaggggggggggagggggggggggaggggggggggaggggggggggaggggggggaggggggaggggggtgaggggggggagggggggaggggggggagaggagagggggggaggggagaggagaggggagaggaaagagtggagggggagagaggagaggggggagaggagaggggagaggggggagaggagaggggggagaggagagggggggagaggagaggagagggggggagagaggagaggagagggggggagagaggagaggtgtctattttactttaaaataaacagcattctttgttgaaaaataaattaatcttatctatagagcagaagcgggagaggcgacggcgactacacttcccggcggtcagcgctgcggggaagggagggagggagggatgaggtagggaggagaggagagtggggagggagggaggggggagaggggaggagagggggagggagggtgtaagggaggggggaagggaggggaaagggaggggggaagggagggggaggggggaagggagggggaggggggagggaagggggagaggagaggggggggagagcagaggggggggagaggagaggggggagaggggaggggggagaggagagggggggagaggagagggggggagaggagaggggggagaggagggggggagagaggagggggggagaggagggggggagaggagggNNNNNNNNNNNNNNNNNNNNNNNNNNNNNNNNNNNNNNNNNNNNNNNNNNNNNNNNNNNNNNNNNNNNNNNNNNNNNNNNNNNNNNNNNNNNNNNNNNNNNNNNNNNNNNNNNNNNNNNNNNNNNNNNNNNNNNNNNNNNNNNNNNNNNNNNNNNNNNNNNNNNNNNNNNNNNNNNNNNNNNNNNNNNNNNNNNNNNNNNNNNNNNNNNNNNNNNNNNNNNNNNNNNNNNNNNNNNNNNNNNNNNNNNNNNNNNNNNNNNNNNNNNNNNNNNNNNNNNNNNNNNNNNNNNNNNNNNNNNNNNNNNNNNNNNNNNNNNNNNNNNNNNNNNNNNNNNNNNNNNNNNNNNNNNNNNNNNNNNNNNNNNNNNNNNNNNNNNNNNNNNNNNNNNNNNNNNNNNNNNNNNNNNNNNNNNNNNNNNNNNNNNNNNNNNNNNNNNNNNNNNNNNNNNNNNNNNNNNNNNNNNNNNNNNNNNNNNNNNNNNNNNNNNNNNNNNNNNNNNaaaccccctcttccctcccccactcctctcctccgcccctcctccaccaccctccccctcccctccccccactccatcccccctcaaccccccttatcctcccctcccttccccccctcccctcgctcccctcccctcccccctcctcccccctcctccccccccctaccctcctcccccctacccccccccctccctccctcccccttcccccctcctccaccttccccctcctccacccccttcccctccacccacccccatccccctcaaccccccttatcctcacttcttcccccccctcccctagctccctccccctccataggagataggtttaaactttaaaatgtgaataactttaaatatataacaccgatttcaatgaagcctcttccattagcaccaaagggacaacggtgagtaaggtgggcctaaaattgtcacgctatcgtgtaccgttttggctgtagttcaggaataaacaaacaaacatgagttttagtatatagatataaaacAAAGCACTAGAGGAACTCATTGGGTTAGGCagcatggacagacaatgttttgtgtCATAATTATTCAGACACATGTATTTATATTGTATTCTAaaagatgagggaggacctcattgaggtTTACCTGGACAGTgtaaggcttggatggagtggatgtggacagggtgtttccactggtgggggagtctaggactagaggtcatagcctcagaataagaggacatacctttagaaaggagatgaggaggaatttctttagtcagagggtgttgaatctgtggaattcattgccactgacgtctggaggccaggtcaatggatagttttaaggcagagacagatagattcttgattagtacgggttgtcaggggttatggggagaaggcaggagaatggggttgagagaggaaagataaatcagccatgattgcatgacggactagacttgatgggccgaattacttaattctgctccaattaccTATGAATATATCATGGCTTTGATGATTTCTGATAACTCCAAAGTGATTTACAATCAGTTAAGTAATTTTGAATGTTATGTACAATATCATGTTGCGGATAATTTGTGCTCTGCAAACTTGTACAAGCAGCTATGAAATCAAGTACTGGGCGATCTGTTTTAGGTAACTATTATGGAATAAATCTCGCACAAGGGCACTaagcaactccccttcccattttggAGAGGTGTAACAAAGCTTACATTCACCAGAAAGGTGAGGTCAGTTTAATATCGCCTACCAGCGCAGTAATGCAATGAAACGTCGTGTTGATTTAGGTGTTGAGCTTTCCGTGGTGAGACATAAaccaggggtgagagagagagcactGCGATCTGCGCTAGTGTGATAACATGAagtagggcggccacggtggcgcagcggtagacttactacttactgccttacagcgcttgcagcgccagagacccgggttcgatcccgactacgggtgctgtctgtacggagtttgtacgttctccccgcgaccgcgtgggatttccccaagatcttcggtttcccccccacactccaaagacgtacaggtatgtaggttaattggcttggtgtatgtgtaaattgtccctagtgggtgtagggtcatgttaatgtgcggggatcgcggtctcggtggccaaagggcctgtttccgcactgtatctctaaagttaaaaaAAGAAGCAAGATGAGTCTATACTAACAATtagttagagtctgaagaagggtctcgacccgaaatgtcacccattccttctgtgcagagatgctgcctgtcccgctgagttgctccagcattttgtgtccatcttcagtttaaaccagcatctgtagttccttcttgcacTTAACAATTAGTtacgtttaaagatacagcgcggaagcagattcttcggcccgccaagtccacgccacccagcgatccctgcacattaatactatcctactcacacttgggtcaatttacatttatcccaagcccaattagcctacgaactggtatgaggaaactggagcttcctggagaaaacccacgcggtcaaggggagaacgtacaaaccccatacagactgcacccgtggtcatgatcgaacccgggtccctggcgctataaggcagcaactctaccgccgtgccaccctattcataagctcataagtgataggagcagaattcggccattcgcccatcaagttgactctgccattcaatcaccgctgatctatctctccctccttaccccattctcctgccttttccccataacccctgacacccgcactaatcaaaaatctatctatctctgccctaaaagtatatccattgacttggcctccacggccttctgtggcaaagaattacacagattcaccactctctaaagaaattcctcctcgtctccttcctaaaggaacgtcctttaattctgaggctatgacctctagccctagactctcccactagtggaaacatcctctccacatccactctatccaggcctttcaatgaggtcccccttcattctcctaaactccagcgagtacaggcccagtgccgtcaaacgctgtgGAAATTGTGAATGCTTGTGGACTGGTTGCCCTAACGTGGACTGCAGGAAACGTGGCAAGCACAGGGAGGTTTCATTGCGAGTTTCTGAGAGTTTTCAGAACACGTTCTGGATGTCAATGTGCAGTGTTGCAATTTGCATGTGCTCGGTATCTGAGAAGTCTCTTTGCCAGGGTGGGATTCTACTTGCAGCGCGGTCCGAAAATATGATAAGATTAAAAACACATTTCAAATGTCTCTTGGATAACACTATCTCTGTTGCCCGGTCGAAACTTGGGAGTTTAAAAATATGTGTTGAACAATGTCACGCTccatacgaaggaactgcagatgctggtttacaccgaagatagacacaaactaccgctgtgccaccgtgcccgtagaaacatagaaaacaggtgcaggaggaggccattcggcccttagagccaacaccgccattcaatatgatcatggctgttcatccaaaatctgtatcccgttccagctttttccccatattccttggttccgttagccctaagagccaaatctaactctctcttgaaaacatccagtgaattggcctccactgccttctgtggcagagaattccacagattcacaactctctggttgaaaaagattttcctcatctcagtcctaaatggcctcccctttattcttaaactgtgatccctggttctggactcccccaacatgggaaacatttttcctgcatctagcctgcccaatcccttaatctttGGCTCCAAAGTGAAAGGTGGGATTAGATtcgtcatagatagacacaaagcgctggagttacACAGCGAGGCaggaagaatgcaggtacagcaggcagtgaagaaagccaatggaatgttggccttcataacaagaggagttgagtataggagcaaagaggtccttctacagttgtaccgggccctggtgagaccgcacctggagtactgtgtgcagttttggtctccaaatttgaggaaggatattcttgctattgagggcgtgcagcgtaggttcactaggttaattcccggaatggcgggactgtcgtatgttgaaaggctggagcaattaggcttgtatacactggaatttagaaggatgaaacatataagataattaggggattggacacattagagggaggaagcatgttcccaatgttgggggagtccagaacaaggggccacagtttaagaataaggggtaggccatttagaacggagatgaggaagaactttttcagtcagagagtggtgaaggtgtggaattctctgcctcagaaggcagtggaggccagttcgttggatgctttcaagagagagctggatagagctcttaaggatagcggagtgaggggttatggggagaaggcaggaacgggatactgattgagagtgatcagccatgatcacattgcatggcggtgctggctcgaagggctgaatggcctcctcctgcacctattgtctattgtctattgtctattgtctattatctctggagaaaaaggatgggtgatgtttcgggtcgggacccttcttcagactcatgttctTTTACATGAGCATAGACTGTCTGAGTtaaatgtgctccggtttcctcccacactccaaagacgtacaggtttgtagggcttggtaattggctcggtaaatgtaaaaattgtcaccagtgggtgtaggataatgttagtgtgcggggatcgctggtcggcgcggacccggtgggccgaagggcctgtttccgctctgcatctctaaactaaactaaagtgaacctgTTTTATCTGATGCGTCtgtcctctttccccccccccccccccctccacacacacaggacGTCTGTCGAGCCAGAGGTTGAGGATGGGGCCTGTGTGGACCTGGTGGTGTTTCTGAGATGGTCGGAGGGAGGTGTCGCTTGGATGCCCCGGCCAGCGTGCGAAGGTCCGGCCAGTCCCGCCTCCAGCGcccgccaccgccaccgccggCGCCCCCGGAGTCGCCCACCCACTTCCGCACCTTTCAGAACGAGGAGCGGGGGGTGGTGGAGCGCAGCCTGCGCCGCCTGGACGAGGGCGGCTTCTACTGGGGCCCGCTGCCCGTGGACAAGGCCCATGCCCTGCTGGCACCCAGGCCCGTGGGCACCTTCCTGGTCCGCGACAGCACCCAGGCCGACCACCTGTTCAGCCTGAGCGTGCGCGCCCGCCACGGGCCCGTCAGCATGCGGGTGCAGTTCAAGCGCGAGCGCTTCTGGCTGGACGATGCCCACTTTGACTGCATGGTGAAGCTACTGGAGTACTGCGTGGACTGCAGCCGCCGCAAGCCCTTCATGTTCGAGGGTGGCGACGCCATCACCTTCACCGCGCCGCTGCGCCAAAGCCCCGTGCCCAAGCTGCAGCAGCTGTGCAGGAGGAATATCATCCGCCATGTGGGGCGGGAAGGCGTGGCCAAGCTTCCCCTGGTGCCCAGTCTCCAGAGGTACATCGAAGAGTTCCCATTCAAGATATAACTCGGGTGAGGGCGAAGTGAGTCTTTTCCTCTTCTCTTACGGCGGATGAACCCGTTCATCGTGACCGCCGTCCGAGCACAAGCTGAAGATCAGAGGGCATCTTCAGATGAAGATCGGGGCATCTCGTGCTCAGTCTGTTCCCGGGCACTGAATCCAGTTTGGGCTGTCGATGGGGCTGCAAGCACGGATTGCGGGCAGGTGACATGGAGTCAGGAGTCGGGGACCCTTGCACATAGGTCCGGCTCGGAGCCAAGAAACTCCACGATAAAACAGACGCTCACCGGGAGAGCAAGGAGTGCACACGAGAGAGAAATAAGTGTCTCTGGTCAATTCCTTCACACAAATCATTTCAATGCAATGCCAGGCCTTGCTTTTCGTGGTTCCACCTGAAGCTGAAGCAGCCTGAGGTAGAATTCCGTCAAATATTTCAATGGTATAAATAaatttggaggtagacacaaagagctggagtaactcagcgggacaggcagcatctcgggagagaaggaatgggcgacgtttcgggtcgagaccctcttcacccctgcgtctgaagaagggtctcgacccaaaacatcacccattccttctctcccgagacgccacctgccccctgagttactccagcactttgtgtctaccttcaatttaaaccagcatctgcagttttctttcctatatatACATAAATTAATATATTTTGATACGTAACTTTAAAGACGTAAAATTCAAACCGATGTGGTGAGAAGTGGCAAACGGGTAACCATGAGGAttggaaccaaagatactagaggaacaagatgggccactccgtcgaaatcgcccatactgaagtctagtacgcaaaggagccattttagtaagcaaaacccgccgtccgttatgcctcttgcggtgtaatcagtgttttgggggaagagtaatgtgtgacgataccattaaaatgcagaatatatctcatttatcaattcaaagatttttgttattttgtttttaatgtttctgcaagtttctgcctactaaaatggcgacgtgacatactacggtttttagggtcgagtggtctatcttgctcctctagtatctttgattagaACACAGCTGTGAGGAGAGAtatgaatggaatactttattgtcacatgtcacaaggcacagtgaaattctttgcttgcacacccaaggtatgtaaatagttgccacgtaaagggcgctgacaaagttacaaggtaCCTCCATCAAttgttcctccctcccccctccccctcatgacGGTCCCCCAGGCAAGGTCCTCCATTATTCCTCCATTATTCATTGTtcttcctaccccccccccccagcctgggtcccccattgttctctccctccccctcccccctcacggcagtcccccccaccacaccctgggtcccccattgttgtgtccccccccccccccccccacggcggtcctCTCATCGACCACAGAAACCATGGCGGCTTGGAGCGGGGACGTTAAGTTTTAAACAGAGGAtgctgaggggggaatcttatgtTGGAAGTCCATAAAAGTACAAGGAGCCTCGATAAAAAACAAACACGAGCCGGtttcgctgggggggggggg
This genomic window from Rhinoraja longicauda isolate Sanriku21f chromosome 40, sRhiLon1.1, whole genome shotgun sequence contains:
- the LOC144611346 gene encoding suppressor of cytokine signaling 1-like, whose product is MVGGRCRLDAPASVRRSGQSRLQRPPPPPPAPPESPTHFRTFQNEERGVVERSLRRLDEGGFYWGPLPVDKAHALLAPRPVGTFLVRDSTQADHLFSLSVRARHGPVSMRVQFKRERFWLDDAHFDCMVKLLEYCVDCSRRKPFMFEGGDAITFTAPLRQSPVPKLQQLCRRNIIRHVGREGVAKLPLVPSLQRYIEEFPFKI